One segment of Osmerus mordax isolate fOsmMor3 chromosome 28, fOsmMor3.pri, whole genome shotgun sequence DNA contains the following:
- the nudt18 gene encoding 8-oxo-dGDP phosphatase NUDT18: MSVDEELETILNGEGLEVTEFDSAPDKVKPVVLRKTVTYIVSAVIFNSKNEVLVVQEAKQDCLKQWYLPAGRMEEGETIEEAMKREVKEEAGFDCQPITLLLVQEQGPQWIRFAFLAEITGGSLKTLKEADAESLQAGWWDQESPLPLRGQDIMRLINAGLKYRQKAWHPTVLPIDLPCHVVVQRLLLAFTSPAKELWLLVSLVGTRGPHLPVAVALKTHTVTWAANVIVQEAMPSSYYQMDIETWGLLSLQHNGRVPGTTDGLCFNLLASLLHSDGPPLDQPPLVESPRYQWYKVDKQPLRDNILERLKDVSLLPVHSLY; the protein is encoded by the exons ATGTCGGTGGATGAAGAACTGGAGACAATTCTGAACGGCGAAGGACTGGAAGTGACCGAGTTTGATTCAGCACCGGATAAAGTCAAACCTGTCGTGCTGAGAAAGACCGTCACATACATAGTCAGCGCAGTTATCTTCAACTCAAAG AATGAGGTCCTGGTCGTGCAGGAGGCAAAGCAAGACTGCTTAAAGCAGTGGTACCTGCCAGccggaaggatggaggaaggggagacTATTGAGGAAGCCATGAAGAGGGAAGTAAAGGAGGAGGCAGGCTTTGACTGCCAGCCAATAACCTTGCTCTTGGTTCAGGAACAGGGGCCCCAGTGGATCAGATTTGCCTTCCTGGCAGAAATCACAG GAGGCTCCCTGAAGACCCTGAAGGAGGCAGACGCGGAGTCCCTCcaggcggggtggtgggaccaggagtctcccctccccctgcggGGCCAGGACATCATGCGTCTCATCAACGCCGGGCTGAAGTACCGGCAGAAGGCCTGGCACCCCACCGTGCTTCCCATCGACCTGCCCTGCCACGTGGTGGTCCAGAGGCTGCTGCTGGCCTTCACCAGTCCAGCCAAGGAGCTCTGGCTACTGGTGAGCCTAGTGGGCACCAGGGGGCCCCACCTCCCCGTGGCCGTGGCCCTGAAGACCCACACGGTGACCTGGGCGGCCAACGTGATTGTCCAGGAGGCCATGCCCTCCTCCTACTACCAGATGGACATTGAGACCTGGGGTCTGCTGAGTCTGCAGCATAACGGCCGGGTCCCGGGGACGACAGACGGGCTCTGCTTCAACCTGCTGGCCTCCCTGCTGCACAGCGATGGCCCGCCACTTGACCAGCCCCCCCTGGTGGAGAGCCCCCGCTACCAGTGGTACAAGGTGGACAAACAGCCTCTGAGGGACAATATTCTAGAGAGGTTGAAGGACGTGTCGCTCCTGCCTGTACACAGTCTGTActga